GCGGCGTAGTCAAAGGCAGAAGGATCAATCCGGGCCGGGGGATGCGCCCGCTCCCAGTCCACGGTCCGACGCAGAGCCTCATCCCGCGACACGGTCTCTGAGTAGCCGATTTCGACACGAATCCGGGTCGTGTCCACCACGAGGTCGTCGTGCTTCGGTCCAGCGGGCGCGCTCGCGGGGAGACGCTCGGCCCCCGGGCGGGAGCCCGGCGTAACGGGTGACCGTCAACCACTGCTGGAGGGCCCGGGCCCTGCCGTTCCAGATACGATTTGTCTTGTGTACGTGAGAACAGTGGACAACTGCTCCTCGCCGAGTGCCTCCATGAGGAAGTACATGTGATGCAACAGATTGGAAAACCGATAGCCGCCGCTCCCCGCTTCGCGTTCTGGCAGGATGACGCCGAGCCGCTTCATGCGAGCGACGAAGTTTCCGAGAGCTTTCTCCTCGGTGTCGTTGAGCCGGGCCCGAAGCTCGCGCAAAGTGAACGAATAACCGAGCTTCGCTGCCCTCCGAAGTATGGACAGATATCGAGGGCTGCGAATTGCGTCAAACACATGAGGCTGAAGGTGCTTCCGACCGACGACCTCGGCAGCCTGCCGCAGCCCCGAGAAGGCATCTTCGGCATTGACTCTCCTGTCCTGGTCGACTCGGTAGACAGCATCTCCTATCTCGTGGGCGAGCATGGGGTAACCGCCAGAACACGCAACCATCAGCATGAGTGCCTCATGCTCCAGCGCGCGGCCCGCGCGCCCAAACGCTTGCCTGAAAAAGTCGGCCGTTTCCGCGGGGTCCCAGGGCGTGATCTCCACCACCTCTAACATTCGGGCAAGCGACGGATGCAGCCGTATCAACGACCGGCGACGCTCCTCCAGTCCCACCAAGACAAAGGTCACCGGTAGTCGCTCCCGAGCCGTCGCCGCCTCGTCTACGGTGCTCTTCAGCCAGTTGGCAAACGCGGGGGACTCGGCCAGCCCGTTGATGTCGTCCAAGATGATGAGCGGAGCCTTCGAAGGGTCTCCAGTCTGCCTCAACAGTTGTCTGAGCTCTTGTCCAAACCTGCGTGCCAGGCCCTCGAGCTCCGATTGGTCCATCTGAAGCTCCAGGGTCACGCCGAACAGACCGACCTGCGCTACCCTTTTTCCCAGGGCTTCGACGAGCCTTCGGTGCCAGGGCCGGTCCGCGCTGTCGTTGAGGACCTGTTCCCACACCTTCTTAGCCATCTCCGGCAAGCCGGTCGCCGCGCCAAGGTGTACGTGGGTGGCGATCTGAGCCCCGTCTCGCAGCACCAGGAAACGGACAAAGGAGGCCAGCGAACTCTTGCCTATTCCCCTCTCCCC
This window of the Bacillota bacterium genome carries:
- a CDS encoding ATP-binding protein, with translation MLTEDSPFTPGVPVPVEFFVGRAEQVERLRSVWRESSATKVPRVAFVAGERGIGKSSLASFVRFLVLRDGAQIATHVHLGAATGLPEMAKKVWEQVLNDSADRPWHRRLVEALGKRVAQVGLFGVTLELQMDQSELEGLARRFGQELRQLLRQTGDPSKAPLIILDDINGLAESPAFANWLKSTVDEAATARERLPVTFVLVGLEERRRSLIRLHPSLARMLEVVEITPWDPAETADFFRQAFGRAGRALEHEALMLMVACSGGYPMLAHEIGDAVYRVDQDRRVNAEDAFSGLRQAAEVVGRKHLQPHVFDAIRSPRYLSILRRAAKLGYSFTLRELRARLNDTEEKALGNFVARMKRLGVILPEREAGSGGYRFSNLLHHMYFLMEALGEEQLSTVLTYTRQIVSGTAGPGPSSSG